The window TCTGCTGGAACAGATCAGCCTGGTTCTTGGCGATGTAATCAATCACATGATCTTTCAGCGCCTCTTCCGCAGTGAAGGACTTTGACTGGCGCACCGCGCTTTCCGCCACTTCCACGTTGCGTCCGCGCTTGGTGACATAGGAACGCATGAGCGATGCTGCGTAGTTCTCAATCTTTTCCTTCATGACCGGGTCCATGGCCTGGCCGTCACCGCGAACGGGATGGGCCGCTCCGGTGTTGGTGCCGGGCGCCATGGCGGCAACGTCCGATGATTCCAGGATGAAGAACCCGGCAGATGCGGCGCCGCCGCCGGAAGGCGTTACATAAATGATCACCGGCACGGGCGAATCGAGGATGGCGTGCACGATGGCTTCCATAGAACTCATCAGGCCGCCGGGAGTGTTGATCTCAATCAGCAGCGCGTCAGCGTGGATGCTTACCGCCTGTTGCACCGCGCGTTCGACGTGCTCCGCCATGATGGGATGGATGGTGTCATCCACCACAATCTTCAGCACGTCGGCCAAGCCGGCGCGGGAGACAAGACTAAAGGCCAGAAGAGCAGCGAGTTTCAACGTTAGACGGACGCGCATGGTGGTTACCTCACAGCTACCGGGATGGCGATTTCGACAGTGCCGAGGCAATGTCGCGCTTGAGCGCGGCGGCTGCGGCGCTCCCGGGTTCGAGTTGCAGAGCGTGGTTTACATTCTGTTCAGCGGCGGCTGGATCATTTTCCGCCAAATCCAGCCGCGCCAGCAGCAAATAAGCGTCCGCCGAAGGCTTCAGCTTGAGCGACATGAGCGCTTCACTGCGGGCGGCGGAAGGATTCTGGAAACTTTCCAGAACGCGGGCCAGCCCGGCGTGGGCCCCGGCGTTGGAAGAATCCAGCATCACGGCTTCGCGAAACTGCTTTTCCGCTTCGCCTAAAAATCCCTGTTCCAGCAGTTCCGCGCCGCGCTGCACATGAAAAGCGGCGTGGGTGACGGCGTCAGCTTTTTCCAGGCGGGCTTCATTGGCGTTGTCAATCTCCAGGGCGAGTTGGCGAAAGCCGGATTCGTCATAGTTGCGTTTGATGCGTTCCAGAGGAAGCCGCGACGGCGCCGTGCCGGCGTTGATGGCGTCAAGAAAACTGTTGGCTTCAGGGTCCGGTTGAGCGGCCAATACCTGGCGAAGCTCGCGTGCAGATTCCTGGGTGTTGCCTTCGCGATAGAGTTCCACCGCCAGGTTGAAGTGATAGTCGGGGTCGTTAGGATCGGTCTGGACGGCTTTTTCAAAATGACCGCGCGCGCGGCGGTCGCCACGGCGGGCAGCCACCACGCCCAGGTTGTTGGTGACCTCCGTGAGCGGCAAACGGGAGGCCAGCGAACTGAACGCGGCTTGGGCGGCGTCCATTTGGCCGGCGTAAAAAGACGCGAGGCCAAGATAGAACTGGGCTTCATTGCCGTGCGCCTGGGCGACGGGTATCTTGGCCAGCCAGGTTGAGGCTGACGCGTAGTCGCGGGCGTTGTAATAGGTCTTGCCCAGCTGCAGAAGCGCGAGGGCGTAACCAGGATCGAGACGAACGGCCTCTTTCAGCCTTGCGATTTTTTCCTGCTGGTTGCCGGCTACGATGCCGCGAACGTAACTTTCCAAGGCGTCCTTGCGGATCGGCGGAAACTGGGCGGCAAACTGCGCTTTGGAAACGTTGCGCGTCCGCTTGAGATGGTCGAGCACGTCCCAGGCCAGCGCGGTTTCCAAAGCGACGAGATCTTCAAGCGGCCCGGACTCGGACAGCTCCGGACTCAGGCGCAGATTGTTGACGTCCATGACCTGGGCGCGCGCGGTGAGCGTGGTTCCCGCCACGCGATAGCTGCCGACGATCACGAAGTCGGCGTCTAAGGCTTGCGCTACCTGGAGAACGGTGGCCCGCGACGGCTTGGCGCTGGCGGGAAGGCCCAGATGGTCGAAGGCGCTGAGGCGGTCATCGCGGCTGAAGACAAACAGCGGACCCAAGTCAAGCCGGGCGCCCAGGACTTCAGGAAAAGCTTCACTGATCCACTCGCTGCCCGCGGCGCTGGAAGTATTCTCAAACGGCACGATCAACACCAGGTCGCTCACCCGGGGTTCAGCTTGCTGGGCCAATAAGCTTGGCGGCGCTGCTAGTAGGGAAACAAGCAGCAGACAGACAACAATACAAGCTGGAATCCTCACGGTAATAAGACGATTATAGGCAGGGCCACCAGGCGGAGCAAACCACCGCGGAGCAAACCAATGGAGAAATCCGGCAAAGTGTTCATCCTCACCGGAGCGGGCGTCAGCGCGGAAAGCGGCATTCCGGTGTTCCAAGGGACCAACTGGCGCGGACGCAGTCATTACGAACTGGCCAACATTGACGCTTGGCGCGCCGATCCCGGCTTGGTCTGGGACTATTATTCTGAGCGGAGGAAGCGGGCGCGCGATGCCAAGCCGAACCGAGCGCACCAGGCGCTGGCGGAGTTTGAGCGGTCGCGGCCGGCAGGTAGTTGCTTCCTGTGCACGCAGAACGTTGACGGTCTGCACGAAGCCGCGGGGTCAGTGAACGTGCTGCATATCCACGGCAAGCTGTTCGAGAACCGTTGTGCGGATGAATGCGGTAAACCAGCCGTCGCCGACTCCAGCGGATACAGCGCGGGCGATCTGCCGCTTTGCGTCTGCGGAGCGCTGCTGCGCCCCAACGTTTGCTGGTTCGGCGAGCAGCCGTACGAAATGGACCGCGTGCATGAAGAACTGGAACAGTGCGACGTGTTTCTGGCGATCGGCACATCCGGGTCCGTTCAGCCGGTGGCCAGCTTTGTGGCGATGCTAAAACAGCGCCGCAAACCGGCGAGGACGATCTTCGCCGGACTGGAGCGGCCGGCCAACGCACACTACTTTGACGACGTGCGATTGGGGCCAGCGTCCGTGACCGTGCCTGAAGTGCTTCGCGGCTTGTGAAGCGCTTACCAGTTTTCGTCTGGTGATGAACGTCTGCTGACGCGGCGGCGGTTCTCTTATATTATGATTACGTGTTTCAAAAACGGAATACTCTGCACGAGGAGATGGCGTTGAAGAACTTTTTGAAGATGTGCGTGGCGTTGCTGCTGTTGGCGATTTTGGGCTGTCCTGGAGGGCAACAGGCGGCCAACGAAAGAGACCAGGCCGGCAAAACAAACGTTGAAGCCCCGGCACCCGCTATCGGTTCGGACAACAGCCAGCCGGCCCCGGCGGACGCCACAGCCACGGGCGGCTCGTCGCTGACGGCCAGCGCGCCTTATAAGCAAGCGGGCGCCGGCGTCGCGCAAAACGTGAATGCTGCACCGTTCATGATCGCCACGCAACCTGCCGGCAAAACGGCCACACAGTCTTCCGATTTGATCAGCCGCGCGGACGGCACCATGATGGGCCCCAACGATCAGATGGCAGCCGGCACTGGGCCTGGTGGTCAAGGTATGGGTTCTGCAGTCCCGCCCAAACCGGCGGCTCCGGCAAAACAGGCAAGCAAGCCTACGACTCCGACCAAGTAGTAAACGATCATCGAAAATTCTTGCGAAGATTTTGGAGCGGGAGACCGGGATCGAACCGGCGACGTCCAGCTTGGGAAGCTGGCATTCTACCACTGAATTACTCCCGCTCTGGCCGAGACGGCGCGTAGGACTACCTGATATTAGCAGGCCGGTCATGGCAATTGCCAACGCGCGCGTCAAGGAATCTGCCAATCGTCGGGCGCCGCGCCAGTCTGACGTCGTTCGTCCCTGTGATACATTCATCTCAACAAACGCCATGGCAGAAAAACGCGCGACGCCGCTTTGGGTTGACCTGCTGTGGTTGATTTTTCTTGCCGGCCTGGCCGTCCTGCCGCCGGTTGCCGAACTCCATAAACAAGCAATTTTGCTGGCGATTGGCGTGTTCCAACTGCTGGAAGACCGCTTCATCCAGATTGTGGGCGAGCGCCGCGGGCGCGTGGAGGCCGTCCTGCTCAAAATGGTCCTGGCCACGGCGCTGCTCGACCACACGCGCGACCTGGCCATCAGCAGCAGTTATTGGCCCATCTTCCTGCTGCCGGTGATGACCGCCGCCATGTACTTCGGCCCGCTGGGGACGCTGCTGTGGACCACCGCCAGCTCGGCCGCGTATGTATCGTTTCTCATTCCCGCGCTGGTGGATTTTCGCCTGGATTGGCAAGGCGCCAGCGAACTGATGATCCGCATCCTGTTCTTCTTTCTGGTGGCGATGACCATGAACCGCTTCGTCATCGAATACCGCATTCAAGTGCGACGACACCAGTTGCTCTCGCAAACCCTGGCGGAGGCCAATCGCAACCTGCAGCGCGCGCAGGAGGAGGCGCGTCGCGCCGAACGGCTGGCGGCGTTGGGCCAGCTTTCCGCTGGGCTGGCGCATGAGATCCGCAATCCGCTGGGCGTGATCAAAGGCTCGGCGGAAATCCTCAACCAGAAGCTTGGCTCCGGTGACGCGCTGGCCAAAGAGCTTTCCGGCTACATTTACACGGAAGTCAACCGCGTGAGCGCGCTGGTCAGCCGCTTTCTGGATTTTGCCCGGCCGTCGCAGCTGGACCTGCGTCCAGCGCAAGTGCCGGAGGTGGTGGAGAAGAGCATCAAGGCCGCGGAAGAGCAGGGCGCCACGTCGGCGGTGAAGATTGTTCGCGACTACGCTCCCAACCTGCCGGACGTCATGCTGGACGAAGGCCTTTGTGAGCAGGCGTTCCTGAATCTGGTGCTCAATGCCTGCCAGGCGATGGGCGAAGCGGGCGGCGAACTGCAGATCAGGATCCGTCCGGCGGAGTCGAACGGACACGATCAAGTGGTGGTGGAGATTGAAGACAGCGGCCCAGGCGTTCCTGCCGACATGAAAGAGCAGATCTTCAACCCGTTTGTCACCACCAAGAAAGATGGCGTTGGACTGGGGCTGGCGATTGTTTCCAAAATCATTGACGCGCACGGCGGCTCCGTTCAGTTGATCGCCCGGCAACAGCAACCGGGCGCGTGTTTCCGGGTTGTCATTCCTGTGACCGGACCTGCGGTCGGGCCTGTCAGCGGCCCCGTTGCCGGTGCGGCAACCGGAGCGATGACCGCCACCGTCGCCGACCAAGCAACCGGAACAACGCTGGCGTCTGTCAGCGGACAAGCAACCGGGCAGAGCGAGTCCGCATCTGGACACGCTGACTCCTGAAATCATGACTCCTGAAATCATGACCAACATCCTCATCGTCGAAGACGAACCCCGTATGCGCCGCCTGCTGGAGATCAGCCTGGGCGAAGACGGCCACACCGTCCACACGGCGGCGGACGCGGAAACCGGATTGAAGCTCCTGCGCAAAGAAACCATCGGCCTGATCGTCACTGACCTCAAGCTGCCCGGCATGAATGGCCTGGAATTTCTGCAAGAGGCCAAGCGCATGAACTCGGGAATTCCTATTATCGTCATGACCGCCTACGGCACCGTCGAAACCGCCGTGGAAGCCATGAAGGCCGGCGCCAGCGACTACGTGCTCAAGCCCTTCACCATGGCCGAGATGAAGCTGGTGGTGAACAAAGAGCTTGACGTCCAGAAGGTGCGCGACGAAAACCGCACGCTCAAAGAAGCTCTGGGCCACCGCTACCGCTTTCAGAACATTGTTGCCCGTAGCGCCAAGATGCAGGAAGTGCTGGCGCTGGTAGAACGCGTGGCGCCCACCAACTCGACTGTGCTGCTGGGCGGCGAGAGCGGCGTAGGCAAAGACCTGATCGCCCGAGCCATCCACCAGAATTCGCGCCGCGCCGCGGGGCCGTTCATCAAGGTCAACAGCACGGCCATTCCGGACACGCTTTTTGAAAGCGAGCTGTTCGGCTTCGAAAAAGGTGCGTTCACCGGAGCGCTGGCCAGCAAGCCGGGCAAATTCGAACTCGCCGACAAAGGCACGCTCTTCCTGGACGAAATCGGCGACGTGCCCGCGCCCATCCAGGTGAAGCTGCTGCGCGTCCTGCAGGAGCGCGAGTTCGAGCGCCTGGGCGGGACCAGGACGCTCAAGGTTGACGTCCGGCTGCTGGCGGCGACCAATCGCGACCTGCGCGCCGCCCTGGAGCAAGGAACTTTCCGCGAAGACCTTTACTACCGCCTCAACGTGGTGCCCATTGATATTCCTCCGCTGCGCGAACGCAAAGAAGACATCCCCGAGCTGGTGACGCACTTTCTGGAACGCTACGCGCGCGACAACGGGAAGGCCATTCGCGGGATCACGCCCGCGGCCCTGGAGAAACTGGCCGCGTACCACTGGCCGGGGAACGTCCGCCAACTGGAGAACACCATTGAGCGTGCGGTGGCGCTTTCCCATGTGTCTTCAAAAAATGCCGCCACACAAGAAGCGTCTACTCAAAACGCCTCAACACAATCACAAGGCGGCTCGGCGCAAAGCGCGTCGGCGCAAGACGGCGCGCTGCTGGACGTGAATGACATCTACCTGGACGCCGGCCAGCCCAAGCCCGCCAGCGGTACCGGCAACGCCTTTCTGCCCGAAGGCATGACGCTGGAACAGTGGGAGGACGAGATGGTCCGCGAAGCTCTCCGCCGGGCCAACGGCAACAAGAGCCAGGCCGCGCGTCTGCTGGGACTGTCGAGGAATGCGCTGCGGTATAGGCTGTCAAAGCTTGGTGTGCCTGACGAAGGCGAGTGATCCTGACCTGACGATACCCGTGTGGCACCGCCCGGCGTCCCCAGCAAGCCCGACTTCGGCTTGTTGGTGTGGAGGGGCCTTCGGCGGTGAGGCTTTGCGGTTTTCAATCGCCAATTTTTGGCAATTCTCGGCAATTTTGGCAATCTCTTCGCCCCCCCCACCCCTCCCTACATGTCCGCGCTGCAAACACAAGGGTTATTGCATTCGACCCAACGGTCACCCAACTGTTTACCACTTAGTATATTTCCGGCCTATCCCGTTGGTTCTTCGCGGCCTTAGCGCCCTTTGCGGTAAACACCGCTCTTGAGGTTTTTGGCTAGTGGCTAGCTGCCAGCCGCTAGCTGCTTGTTTTCAATGATCTCGGTTCTTTCGCACCCTGAGGCGCACATCATCATAGCGCGTTTCTACCAGCGAATCAATTGCGAAATAAGACATGGTTCGTTTTCGCGCACCCTGGCCCAGCGCTCTCAGCAGGGACGGAAAGAGCGGCCCTCACAGGCCGCTCAAGGACACCAAAAGGACGGGTTTTGTCCCTGAGAAGGGAACTTAAGCCTTCCGAACCCGGAGGGTTTCGCTGTGGATCAGGGGCCAGCGCTTGATGGGACGCCAGTCGCCGGTCTTCCAGTCAACGTGCTCGGTTTCCAGGGTGAAGCCAGGATCGATGATGAAATGGAGCGCGGTTTTGTCCTGAAAGCGGACGTCAATTGCATGGTACTCGCCAGCGGTGAAGACCTCGACAAAGTCTACGGTCTTGCCGTTGAATTCGCCGAAGCGGTAGAAGGCGCGTCCGCGAAAGCGGCGGATGGTGGTCTTGCCGCGTTTGGTCTCAGTGAACCGCAGGGAGGCCGGGAGCCTCTCCCGTTTCTTTGGTTTCGGTCCTTTGGAGTTTGGCTTTTTCGGGTTGCGGTGTTTCGGGGCTGGATGCTGAGTACTGATTGCGGAGTGCTTCTTGCGGGGTTGCGCCGAGCGGACGGAGCGTTTACTTTCAATAGCAGCCATTTTGCCCTCCTTGGGGGCGACTTGGTTAGGGCGCGTTCGGTGCTTCGAACACCGGGCGCCGCCCGTTAGGTTGTCATTCCGAACCGCTTTTAAGCGGTGAGGAATCTGCTTTTGTGCTTACTTCTTCTTGGGCTTGCGTTGCTTGTGTGGCACAGGCACTCTTGCCTGTGCTTTTTGTTCAGCTGATTGCTGAGTGCTGACTGCTGATTGCTTCTTCTTGTATCGGGTTTTCCTGCCGTTGGCGATCTTGGGCAGAAGCTTGCGGACCTTCTCGACATCCCGCTCCGTCCACACGCGATATTTCCCGCCACCGAGCGTTTGCACGGGTGGAACAGGTATCTTCTTGGCGGCGATATACCGCTGGATCGTTCTCCAATCCAGTCCAAGCATTCGGGCAGCTTCGCGTGTCGAGTATTGACTCATTATGTCAATACCCTATGACAGATTTATTCGGCTGTCAACTGAAAATCTTTGCCATTATTCTGAGGATATGGGCCGGCTCCTCTTGGATGCGCCAGCCCCGGAGGGGCGGAACAGCCTAGCCCAGGCGCGTAAGCCCTGGGTAAGCATGTTGAAAAATGGCGAGCGCCGTAGGTGCGGCACAACAAGCGGCAATTGTCCATCAAGTCTTTTAAGTTTTCAGAAAAGACTTTTGGCGGGTGGGATCTCAAATCAAGTCAGTCGCCAGAGGTCATTTCGCAAAGTAAAGCAGCGCTCGCCAACCGGGGCGGAGAAGAAGGGCCGGTGAATGATCGGCGAGTAATTATCTCCCACCCTTTGCTCCGCTCGAGATTGCGCAACCCCGGCGCAACCTCGCTCTCCGCACAGGAATGGGCGACCCGACGGTAGTTCCAGAATGGAACTACCCACAACAAAAATATCTATAGAACAATCTGCGGAGACTTGCTGCGATATTGCAATATATACCCAGAAAGTGAGGTTAGTGATATGCGATCACTTTTAGTTCTTGTGTTGTTCTTTGGGGTTAGCGCATGGGGTCAGGTCTGCACGCATTCCGATCTTGTAAGCACAAGGAGGACTTGCCCTTGCAACGGTACCGTGATTTTCGTCAACGTATGCCAAGGAACTTTTGGCGGCCAGGGTTGTCAGGACCTTGGGTCCTTTAATTTCTGCGGGAGCAGTTGTGCAGTTGGAAGTGCAACAGGTTGCATCCCAGGCGGCCCCAAGTCCAGAGTCCTTTCTGGCTCAGACTTGTTCAGAAGCAACATCGAAGGTCTTTCGGCCAAGGAGCCTCAAATAGGGGCGGTTACTTGTAACAATAATAGCGATGCATTTGAGAAGTGGCTTGCCAGGACGAACAGAGCCCGGCTCGCTCAGCCCCAGAGAGGCATCGGCAACTAGATGCTATTCGTGTTATTGGCGTTATTGATGAGCGGCCTTGCGGCGCAGGATGCATCTCTGCAGCTTTCGCCCAGGCCGCTCAAGGCTTCTTCCATCAAGAAGCTGGAGGTCCCTTCCTATGGAACTTTCGGCCAACCGCAGTGTGATGATAACTCGTCGATTTATGAACACCTGGCGACCGGTTCCTACAGAAACACCGTGATCTTGCGGACTTCGTTTTCCGGTACGGAGAGTACCCTTTATAAACTGCCGGATGAATTTGCCCAATCCACGGCCTTCACCGATTTCTCCGTTACGCCGGACGGCAACGTAACGGTACTCGTCGAGAACGAGCAAGGCCATTCGGTCCGGTTTGATTTCGATGGCGACGGCAATGTCACCAGCCATTCTCAGTTGGAACTGACGGAGCAAGTGAGAGGAGACAACATTGCCGTGTTTCCCAACGGTACACTCCTGTTCTCCGGACACTACAGGCCTAGTGCCCCGCCCGATTTAAGGGGCAAGAGGTACATGGGAGTGTTCCAAGCCTCGGGAAAATTGCTGCGAAAATTGGACCTGTCTGGCGTGGGAGATATAAAACTGGACCGGCCGCCAGCATATATACCGGAAGGTGGAGCAACCATTGGACGGGACGGGAATGTTTACTTGCTCACCCCTGACAAGGTGCTGGTGATTTCCGCATCGGGAGTCATTCAAAAAAAAATCCCGTTCACTAAACCGGATCCGGAGTTCTCAGCCGTTGCCCTGCAATACTCGGAAGGCTTGGTCGCAATATCGTTCGGGAAACAAAGGAAATCGGAAGCCATTTTTCGATACCTGGTTGTGAACGCTTCCAGCGGTGAGCCATTGGGCTTGTTTGAGCCGACGGAGGAGACTGGTAACAACAACGTGTGTTTTTCACGTCGAGACGGTTTCCTTTTTGTGACTGTCAAGAACGACAGGCTGCACATAGTGACGGCTCCGCTCCGCTGACGAAATGTTCGCTGGGTGGGATTCGGGAAAGAAGCATTCAGCAGCAACCAAACCAAGGTTCGTATCAGGGCACGAGGTTCACTCGTGCCGCAAGAGCGCAAAGAAATTTCGGCTTCAGCCGCTGCGGGTTCCTTGCTGTCGCTACGCCTGCGACTCGTCTTCTTCTAGCGCGCTCCGCGTTGCTCCGCGCTGATCTCCACCCCGCCACGCGAAGCGCGTGCATGGGGGCCCCGGGCCTACGGCAGCAAGGACATGTCTCTATCGCGCGCCTTACGGCACGACTTCGCAGTCCGTCGTTCGCATGCTCACTCCGGCCTAAGCCGCTCAAGTCGTGCCCTGACAATTGTCTCGTGGAAGACTATCAGCATTCCAAATTACGACGTGTCATTCCGAGGCCGAACTGATTATGCCTTCACTCTTCCGTCCGGCTTGTTGTGAGGCCGAGGAATCGGCTCCGCTGGTCTCTGCGTTCACGAATATTGTTTCGCCTTTGCAGCAGCAGAGCAGATCCCTCACTTTCGCACAGGAGACCCTCGATGGTAGAAGGCGATGTGTGTGCTTCGGTTCGGGATGGCACGTCGTGGAGACAACGATTCCACGGCAAAGCAAGATTCACCGCAGAGGACGCAGAGGTCGCAAAGGAAGAAACACCGCCGAGGGCGGCGGTGCCACACGGGAATTGGATGTCCGGCGACACGTCACGCCGCCGCCGACTTGCGCAGTCCCCAGAGAAACAGCAACGTTGACCCAACGCAGGCCAGTCCGACGCTCATGAACAGCCCCGTCACCAGTCCTTCCTGCCAGGGCACTGCGCTGTGGCCGGCTGAGGTGATGGGCGAAAGGGCCGCCGTCCCCAGGACCGCCCCCAGCGTGGTGACTGCCCAGTTGACGTACGTGGCGTACAGCGCGCTCCAGTAGGCGGTGACCTTGAGCCGCGGGGCGAGTCGTACTTCCGTCCACACGGCGCCCAGCGCGACCAGGAAGGTCCCGTTCATCACGCCTTCCAGATGAGCGGCGAGCCCCATGCGCGGGTTGGCGAACTTGGTTTCGACAAAGCCGGTGAGCAGTCCCAATAAGAACAGGAACATGCCGTGCCACATCAAACGACGCTTGTTATCTTCCATGCTGGTTGCTGCTCTCCTTGTGCAATGTGCCTGGGCGTAAGTGTAGCGGAAGTCCGGCTTATGGCGTCTGAGCGAGGATCCGTAAAGATACGTTAACGCCGGGCAAAGAGTTGTAGGGAAATGGCATTGCGCACAACCATTGCCAGGATTTGGTGTTCGCACTCAGTAAGGATTCAACCGTGCCGGGTTACGGCGACTGGTCTCTCAGAATTTGATTCTTGCGACCCGTCAAAGTTCGCGGTGACGTCAAAAAGGTATTTGTCAGGAGGTCCCAAAGTGCGACATCTAAAATATCTCGTTCTGCTGGCTGCTCTAGCGCTGCCCGCAGCATACTCCCAGGCGCAAGTGGCCGTTGGAGTCCAGATTGGCCCGAGTTACGGCGTTTACAATGCGCCCCCGGTGTGCGAGTACGGGTTTTATCCCGATTATCCGTTCGCGTGCGCACCCTATGGCTACTGGGGCCCTGAATACTTCGTGGACGGCATCTTCATCGGCGCCGGCCCCTGGTACAACTTCTACTACACGCATCCCGGGTTCTACCGGCCCTTCTACGTGAACCGTGGCTTCGGGTTCCACGGCGGATTTAATCACTTCCGCGGCGGCGGCCGGATCTATGATCGCGAGCGCTTCCGTGGCGACGGGTTCCGTGATCGCGGGTTCCGCAACTTCAACGGCGTTCGTGGCGGACAATCATTCCGTGGCGACGCTGGCCGGTCCTTTCGTGGCGACGCTGGTCGATCGTTCCGAGGCGAGGCCGGTCGTGGCTTCCGAAGCGATGGCAATCGTGGGTCGCGCAGCGGCGGAGGCGGTCGTGAATTCCGCGGCGGCAACGGTGGATCACGCGGCGACGGCGGCCGTGGCGTTCGCAGCGGCGGCAACGGTGGCGGATCACATGGTGGCCGTGCGTCACACGGCGGTGGTGATTCACGCGGCGGCGGCAGGGGCGATCATGGCGGACGTCGGTAAGCTGGCGTCGCTAAAGAACGCACGACCTACCGCAATATGATCATCCGAAACGGCTGGCAGCTGACACTGCCGGCCGTTCCTTTTGACGACCCTTTGCCGCGTGCCCCTCGATGAGAGAGAGGACCGGTGCGGCATGGTCTTTCGTTTCCCCCGATTTGGCCCGGTTTGTGTAATCATTCCAGCAAGCCCCCAGAATTAGAGGTTCAAGAGAGAGCAGATGCCCAAGAAGAAGGCGCCCAGGAAAAAGGCAGCGAGATCCCGGGCCGGAAACGCCACCAACGCCGCCAAGACGAAGACCACCCGCAAGCAGGACGACCTGAACAGGGAAGCCGCACGGCTCATCCGGGAAGCCCAGCGGGAAATGGTGAAGCAGGCCGTCGCCCGCCTGGTGGCCGAAACCGCGCCAGAATGATCTGCGCAGGAACGACCTGAAGCCGGGATTCTGCGGACTTCACTCTTAAATTCGCCAGCACGAGTTCTTCGACGTTGCGAAACACAAATCCCCAGCACGCTCTGCGCATGCCGGGGACAAGTCTTGCTGAGTCGCTGAGCGAACCGTCTGTTGGCAATTCGCCGTTGTCAGCTCAAAAGCACTTCTAGCGTCGTCCCCAGAGATTGACTTCCGGTTTGCCCGACGCCGGGTTGGCCTTGGAGTACCACAGTTCCAGGCTCTGTACGATGCGGTCGCCCTGCAGCGGGATAACGCGGCTGCGGCCGCCGGCGCGGATAACCTGACGCACCTGCAGTGTCTCCGGTTCGCCATTGCCGTAGTGGACCACCACGTGGTCGAATTCGATGGGCCCGTTGTTCACGCGCAGCTGTATGCCGCGATAGCGTCCGGCATTGGCGCCGACTTCAATGTTGTCGTGGTCATGCTGGCCGTCCACGTGGGCCTGTCCCAGGTAAACCCAGCCGCGTTGGGCGTGGGCCGCTGGAGCAACGTACAGCATCACAGCCAGCGCAAAAAGTGTGATCAGAACTTTCTTCATTAGAGAGACACCCTCCTTTGGTGTCCGGCCCGCCCCCAAATCATGGCCCGGTTTGGCAAGTGGGTCAAGATTACTGGAGCGGTTCCGATGGGATAAAACCCGAAGAATGAAACCCGCGTCACCAGGATAAGTTTTCCCGCCGATGACCCGCCGAATATCCGCCGACCGCCCCGCTCATGCCCCGCCGATCGTCCCGCCGATAACCCGCCGACGACGATTCGGACGCCTGGCGTCTGCTAGCTTCCCGCACCAACCTACTTCGCGTTCTTGCACGCGATGTCATTCAACGCGCTCTTCCACTCGATCGTCTGGCTCGAATACTGCACACCGGGCAGCGGAAACAGAAAGTAATTCACGTTGCTGGTGAGCGTTCTTAGCCGTTGCGCTTTGTATATCCGGTGGCCGCTGCCGCCGGGCATCGCCGGAAAATTGCTGTAGGTCGCCCATTCGTAGCGATAGCAATGCGCGCCGCTGGTG is drawn from Terriglobia bacterium and contains these coding sequences:
- a CDS encoding tetratricopeptide repeat protein → MAQQAEPRVSDLVLIVPFENTSSAAGSEWISEAFPEVLGARLDLGPLFVFSRDDRLSAFDHLGLPASAKPSRATVLQVAQALDADFVIVGSYRVAGTTLTARAQVMDVNNLRLSPELSESGPLEDLVALETALAWDVLDHLKRTRNVSKAQFAAQFPPIRKDALESYVRGIVAGNQQEKIARLKEAVRLDPGYALALLQLGKTYYNARDYASASTWLAKIPVAQAHGNEAQFYLGLASFYAGQMDAAQAAFSSLASRLPLTEVTNNLGVVAARRGDRRARGHFEKAVQTDPNDPDYHFNLAVELYREGNTQESARELRQVLAAQPDPEANSFLDAINAGTAPSRLPLERIKRNYDESGFRQLALEIDNANEARLEKADAVTHAAFHVQRGAELLEQGFLGEAEKQFREAVMLDSSNAGAHAGLARVLESFQNPSAARSEALMSLKLKPSADAYLLLARLDLAENDPAAAEQNVNHALQLEPGSAAAAALKRDIASALSKSPSR
- a CDS encoding NAD-dependent deacylase — translated: MEKSGKVFILTGAGVSAESGIPVFQGTNWRGRSHYELANIDAWRADPGLVWDYYSERRKRARDAKPNRAHQALAEFERSRPAGSCFLCTQNVDGLHEAAGSVNVLHIHGKLFENRCADECGKPAVADSSGYSAGDLPLCVCGALLRPNVCWFGEQPYEMDRVHEELEQCDVFLAIGTSGSVQPVASFVAMLKQRRKPARTIFAGLERPANAHYFDDVRLGPASVTVPEVLRGL
- a CDS encoding sigma-54 dependent transcriptional regulator translates to MMTNILIVEDEPRMRRLLEISLGEDGHTVHTAADAETGLKLLRKETIGLIVTDLKLPGMNGLEFLQEAKRMNSGIPIIVMTAYGTVETAVEAMKAGASDYVLKPFTMAEMKLVVNKELDVQKVRDENRTLKEALGHRYRFQNIVARSAKMQEVLALVERVAPTNSTVLLGGESGVGKDLIARAIHQNSRRAAGPFIKVNSTAIPDTLFESELFGFEKGAFTGALASKPGKFELADKGTLFLDEIGDVPAPIQVKLLRVLQEREFERLGGTRTLKVDVRLLAATNRDLRAALEQGTFREDLYYRLNVVPIDIPPLRERKEDIPELVTHFLERYARDNGKAIRGITPAALEKLAAYHWPGNVRQLENTIERAVALSHVSSKNAATQEASTQNASTQSQGGSAQSASAQDGALLDVNDIYLDAGQPKPASGTGNAFLPEGMTLEQWEDEMVREALRRANGNKSQAARLLGLSRNALRYRLSKLGVPDEGE
- a CDS encoding hydrogenase, whose amino-acid sequence is MEDNKRRLMWHGMFLFLLGLLTGFVETKFANPRMGLAAHLEGVMNGTFLVALGAVWTEVRLAPRLKVTAYWSALYATYVNWAVTTLGAVLGTAALSPITSAGHSAVPWQEGLVTGLFMSVGLACVGSTLLFLWGLRKSAAA
- a CDS encoding DUF2541 family protein encodes the protein MKKVLITLFALAVMLYVAPAAHAQRGWVYLGQAHVDGQHDHDNIEVGANAGRYRGIQLRVNNGPIEFDHVVVHYGNGEPETLQVRQVIRAGGRSRVIPLQGDRIVQSLELWYSKANPASGKPEVNLWGRR